Proteins co-encoded in one Streptomyces sp. NBC_01283 genomic window:
- a CDS encoding M48 family metalloprotease, translating into MSGQDPEAHVPHTGRVHIAARRRGADALAVGSLALHLPHAAASLLVVACLAYVLESATGIPLWATVAGWLLSGALIFHRPTEAFLAHHVFGHRPPSLVEGDQLKPLWRDVTARFGADPATYQLWISESEELNAEAAAGHIVTVTSAALRLPPGQLAAVLAHELSHHVAGHSWSALLSNWYALPGRLLWRALQGLHRLTLPHRHIEAKEANRRLILLAVVVGLVLLYLFPWLLLPALTPWLLAAVNRRAELRADRAAALRGFGPQLVAVLQRFITDEEASKPPSPVHRHDRLLPAPSMLSSKPDHHTRLQQLQRQLQHPGH; encoded by the coding sequence GTGAGCGGCCAGGACCCCGAGGCCCACGTCCCGCACACCGGGCGCGTCCACATAGCGGCCCGCCGCAGGGGCGCCGACGCCCTCGCCGTCGGATCGCTGGCGCTCCACCTGCCGCACGCGGCGGCCAGCCTCTTGGTCGTGGCCTGCCTGGCCTACGTACTGGAGAGCGCGACCGGCATTCCCCTGTGGGCCACGGTCGCCGGGTGGCTGCTCAGCGGTGCTCTGATCTTTCACCGCCCGACAGAGGCGTTCCTGGCCCACCATGTCTTCGGCCACAGGCCACCGTCCCTCGTGGAGGGTGATCAACTGAAGCCGCTCTGGCGCGACGTCACGGCCCGCTTCGGAGCGGACCCGGCCACATACCAGCTCTGGATCTCCGAGAGCGAGGAACTCAACGCGGAGGCCGCAGCGGGACACATTGTGACCGTCACCTCGGCAGCGCTACGGCTCCCGCCCGGCCAGCTCGCGGCAGTGCTCGCCCATGAGCTCAGCCACCATGTCGCGGGGCACTCCTGGTCCGCGCTCCTGAGCAACTGGTACGCCCTGCCCGGCAGGCTCCTCTGGCGGGCGCTGCAGGGCCTCCACCGGCTCACGCTTCCGCATCGGCACATCGAGGCAAAGGAAGCCAACCGTCGACTCATCCTGCTGGCGGTAGTGGTCGGCCTTGTGCTGCTCTATCTGTTCCCCTGGCTGCTCCTTCCGGCGCTCACTCCATGGCTGCTCGCCGCAGTGAACAGGCGGGCCGAGCTGCGCGCCGACCGAGCCGCGGCCCTGCGCGGCTTCGGCCCTCAGCTGGTCGCGGTGCTGCAGCGCTTCATCACCGACGAGGAAGCCTCGAAGCCACCCAGCCCGGTCCACCGCCACGACCGCCTCCTCCCAGCGCCTTCAATGCTCTCCTCCAAGCCGGATCACCACACCCGGCTGCAGCAGCTCCAGCGGCAGCTTCAGCACCCCGGTCACTGA
- a CDS encoding Pycsar system effector family protein, producing MTAEESQSGVRLLAEIRAEISRADNKAAVAVGAIAMVVGLLGGLVVSRGWDPSRLALPWAVIWWTGICALAASLVSMLLAVMPRYRKSDWELGRPLGYFGDIRRAAESGALTQALTEADRDPTPLLVAALAATSRIAAHKHLCVRAGLLALTAATLLLPAALLLG from the coding sequence ATGACCGCCGAGGAATCGCAATCCGGTGTCCGGCTGCTCGCCGAGATCCGGGCCGAGATCAGCCGCGCCGACAACAAGGCGGCCGTAGCGGTCGGCGCCATCGCGATGGTGGTGGGGCTGCTCGGCGGCCTCGTCGTGAGCCGCGGCTGGGACCCGTCCCGGCTCGCCCTTCCCTGGGCCGTCATCTGGTGGACCGGAATCTGCGCACTCGCGGCTTCCCTGGTCTCGATGCTCCTCGCGGTCATGCCTCGCTACCGCAAGAGCGACTGGGAACTGGGGCGGCCACTCGGCTACTTCGGCGACATCCGACGCGCCGCCGAATCAGGCGCCCTGACACAAGCGCTGACGGAGGCCGACCGCGACCCGACTCCCCTTCTTGTGGCGGCGCTTGCGGCGACCAGTCGGATCGCCGCACACAAGCACCTGTGCGTACGCGCCGGACTCCTGGCCCTCACAGCGGCGACCTTGCTGCTGCCCGCGGCCCTGCTGCTCGGCTGA